A single genomic interval of Amycolatopsis albispora harbors:
- a CDS encoding helix-turn-helix domain-containing protein translates to MSPTADPTTTLVARDFTDFRTAVSQSFVPLRVTSDHRDQFRGRIRSCGADQVQLSEVTASAHVVERTPELIARADRHYYKLSLILAGTGLLVQDNRQALLRPGDVALYDTHRPYSLVFEEDFRTLVVMFPQRLIDLPKDLVGQLTAVRMSGKRGMGNVVVPFLAQLGTNLDQLGGPAGVRLAHTAVDLLATLFATELDLARATAGPHHELMRRVLAYIDANLSSTELGPAQIAAEHYISTRHLHGLFHEQGTTVSGWIRTRRLEHCRRDLLDPVHAARPVAAIAAKWGFVDAPHFSRVFKTEFGCSPSELRRGLTVSDRFLPPSA, encoded by the coding sequence GTGTCCCCCACCGCCGACCCGACCACCACCCTGGTCGCCCGTGACTTCACCGACTTCCGCACGGCGGTTTCGCAGTCGTTCGTGCCCCTGCGCGTGACCAGCGACCACCGCGACCAGTTCCGCGGGCGCATCCGCTCGTGCGGTGCCGACCAGGTGCAGCTGTCCGAGGTGACCGCGTCGGCGCACGTGGTCGAGCGCACCCCGGAGCTGATCGCCAGGGCCGACCGGCACTACTACAAGCTGAGCCTGATCCTGGCCGGGACCGGGCTGCTGGTGCAGGACAACCGGCAGGCCCTGCTGCGGCCCGGCGACGTCGCGCTGTACGACACGCACCGGCCGTATTCGCTGGTGTTCGAGGAGGACTTCCGCACGCTGGTGGTGATGTTCCCGCAGCGGCTGATCGACCTGCCCAAGGACCTCGTCGGCCAGCTCACCGCGGTCCGCATGTCCGGCAAGCGGGGCATGGGCAACGTGGTGGTGCCCTTCCTCGCCCAGCTCGGCACCAATCTCGACCAGCTCGGCGGCCCGGCGGGCGTCCGGCTCGCGCACACCGCGGTGGACCTGCTCGCCACCCTGTTCGCCACCGAGCTGGACCTGGCGCGCGCCACCGCCGGGCCGCACCACGAGCTGATGCGCCGCGTGCTGGCCTACATCGACGCGAACCTGTCCTCCACCGAGCTCGGCCCGGCGCAGATCGCCGCCGAGCACTACATCTCCACCCGGCACCTGCACGGGCTGTTCCACGAGCAGGGCACCACGGTCTCCGGCTGGATCCGCACCCGGCGGCTGGAGCACTGCCGCCGCGATCTGCTCGATCCGGTGCACGCCGCGCGGCCGGTCGCGGCCATCGCGGCCAAGTGGGGCTTTGTCGACGCACCGCACTTCAGCCGGGTGTTCAAGACCGAGTTCGGCTGCTCGCCGAGCGAACTGCGCCGCGGCTTGACCGTGAGCGACCGGTTCTTGCCGCCCAGCGCGTGA
- a CDS encoding MoaF C-terminal domain-containing protein, producing the protein MPGTPDEQWRTYDEFAARIATYRLPNADLSGRELTVTLDDGTALALRFDDAETATCNGIKDPYDAVAVRDDVFFVNFPHTSVEGEALTVVFSTTTHRALAVRSVIGAEEVEGVPRVSQTFRAGTTDGGTPSGEAPGPSRDLIGKRNIYRYSPDHLYEHVYVSSQRYAWQCLEGVQRGHGDMDLSTVWKFSDGLYLFCFREFRIAVASVWLHDLGYALRTTGVFLGLTGDGRSEHSRAGGHIYPLGTVAYPDAQPV; encoded by the coding sequence ATGCCCGGAACCCCAGACGAACAATGGCGCACCTATGACGAGTTCGCCGCCAGAATAGCCACCTACCGCCTGCCGAACGCGGACCTGTCGGGCCGTGAGCTGACCGTCACCCTCGACGACGGCACGGCGCTCGCGCTGCGGTTCGACGACGCGGAAACGGCCACCTGCAACGGGATCAAGGACCCGTACGACGCGGTGGCCGTGCGCGACGACGTGTTCTTCGTGAATTTCCCGCACACCAGCGTGGAAGGTGAAGCGCTCACCGTCGTTTTCTCCACGACCACGCACCGCGCGCTGGCCGTGCGGTCGGTCATCGGCGCCGAGGAAGTCGAAGGCGTGCCCCGGGTTTCGCAGACCTTCCGGGCCGGAACCACCGACGGGGGCACGCCGTCCGGCGAAGCGCCGGGGCCGTCGCGTGACCTGATCGGCAAGCGCAACATCTACCGCTACAGCCCGGATCACCTCTACGAGCACGTTTACGTGTCCTCGCAGCGCTACGCCTGGCAGTGCCTCGAAGGCGTGCAGCGCGGCCACGGTGACATGGACCTGTCGACGGTGTGGAAGTTCTCCGACGGGCTCTACCTGTTCTGCTTCCGGGAGTTCCGCATCGCGGTGGCCAGTGTGTGGCTGCACGACCTCGGTTACGCGCTGCGGACCACCGGCGTGTTCCTCGGCCTGACCGGCGACGGCCGGTCGGAGCACTCCCGGGCCGGCGGGCACATCTATCCACTCGGCACGGTCGCCTATCCCGACGCGCAACCGGTTTGA
- a CDS encoding nuclear transport factor 2 family protein, whose product MSNADIIAAHYDASDQGDLAGMLAPLGPETTWTEAAGFPYAGTYVGPEEVRENVFEAIARDWDGYTFTLGELLDAGDAVIGLGSYQATHRVTGRSFTARVAHVWKFDGGKLASFEQIVDSAPVVRAAGER is encoded by the coding sequence ATGTCCAATGCAGACATCATCGCGGCGCACTACGACGCCAGCGACCAGGGCGACCTGGCCGGCATGCTGGCCCCGCTGGGCCCCGAGACCACCTGGACCGAGGCCGCCGGTTTCCCTTACGCCGGCACGTATGTCGGCCCCGAAGAAGTGCGGGAGAACGTCTTCGAGGCGATCGCCCGCGACTGGGACGGTTACACCTTCACCCTCGGCGAGCTGCTCGACGCCGGTGACGCGGTGATCGGGCTGGGCTCGTACCAGGCCACGCACCGCGTGACCGGGCGCTCGTTCACCGCGCGGGTCGCGCACGTGTGGAAGTTCGACGGCGGCAAGCTGGCCAGCTTCGAGCAGATCGTCGACTCCGCTCCGGTGGTCCGCGCGGCCGGGGAGCGGTGA
- a CDS encoding ABC transporter substrate-binding protein produces the protein MRRLGALAAAVVLTTAGCAGAESGSAGPIVVGSVNALSGAATFPEASQAAKAVFDAANAAGGVNGRQIEYKALDDKGDPAAAAAAAREIVGGDEAVALVGSSSLIECEINAEYYEQQKILSMSGIGVDPACFSSPNIAPVNVGPFHDMTLSLLYGSEELGLTDICALLEIAGNTLPSYQAAIDEWSAITGKKLKYIDATVPYGGSDYTSYIVKARNAGCKAITVNPVEPDSIGQLKAAQAQGWTDVTWLLLTSVYSENYAKAVSNAGAGVYVPAEFYPFTDAGSPQNKDWRELMTKNGIPLTSFSQGGYLAAKYFLDVIRGIGGEITRESVTKALREMKPISDPMVGTPYVFGPGESHHANTAGWPVKLTTGTNRWELAAGDWLRIPARN, from the coding sequence ATGCGGCGCCTGGGTGCACTGGCGGCCGCGGTGGTGCTGACCACCGCGGGCTGCGCCGGGGCCGAAAGCGGTTCCGCTGGCCCGATCGTGGTTGGTTCGGTCAACGCGCTCAGTGGTGCGGCCACCTTCCCGGAGGCCTCGCAGGCGGCGAAGGCCGTGTTCGACGCGGCCAACGCGGCCGGTGGGGTGAACGGGAGGCAGATCGAATACAAAGCACTCGACGACAAGGGCGATCCGGCGGCCGCCGCCGCGGCGGCACGCGAGATCGTCGGCGGTGACGAGGCGGTCGCGCTGGTCGGCTCGTCGAGCCTGATCGAATGCGAGATCAACGCCGAGTACTACGAGCAGCAGAAGATCCTGTCCATGTCGGGCATCGGCGTGGACCCGGCGTGCTTCTCCAGCCCCAACATCGCGCCGGTCAACGTCGGGCCGTTCCACGACATGACGCTGAGCCTGCTCTACGGCTCGGAGGAACTGGGGCTGACCGACATCTGCGCGCTGCTGGAGATCGCGGGCAACACGCTGCCCTCGTACCAGGCGGCGATCGACGAGTGGTCGGCGATCACCGGCAAGAAGCTCAAGTATATCGACGCGACCGTGCCCTACGGCGGTTCCGATTACACCTCCTACATCGTCAAGGCACGCAACGCCGGCTGCAAGGCGATCACGGTGAACCCGGTCGAGCCGGATTCGATCGGGCAGCTCAAGGCCGCGCAGGCGCAGGGCTGGACCGACGTCACCTGGCTGCTGCTGACCAGCGTCTACAGCGAGAACTACGCCAAGGCCGTCTCGAACGCCGGCGCCGGGGTGTACGTGCCAGCCGAGTTCTACCCGTTCACCGACGCCGGGAGCCCGCAGAACAAGGACTGGCGCGAGCTGATGACCAAGAACGGCATTCCGCTCACCTCGTTCAGCCAGGGCGGTTACCTGGCGGCGAAGTACTTCCTCGATGTGATCCGGGGCATCGGCGGGGAGATCACCCGCGAGTCGGTGACCAAGGCGCTGCGCGAGATGAAGCCGATCAGCGATCCGATGGTCGGCACACCGTACGTGTTCGGGCCGGGCGAATCGCACCACGCCAACACCGCGGGGTGGCCGGTCAAGCTGACCACCGGCACGAACCGGTGGGAACTGGCCGCCGGCGACTGGCTGCGCATCCCCGCGCGGAACTAG
- a CDS encoding branched-chain amino acid ABC transporter permease gives MLQGALAGLAAGGLYAVLAVCLTLMSRLVRVVNFAQSATGMFGCYVAVFLSVQFGLPTWLATVAGILLGGLLSALLGWIVSTWLAEADTGARSAVTVAVLLLLISLSFILFGNKPQPFHPILDGPALTAGGVVISQVTVVTVALAVLVALASRLVLSRTSAGVELRALSERPTTAELLGIPAKRLSVAVWAATGVVSTLVVSIVAPSQSNDATSLAMLVVPAAAAALLGGFRRLDLAVAGGLVLGLVQGAAAQVDGLSVARYFLPFAVIVALLLWSQRKEVWDAAR, from the coding sequence ATGCTCCAAGGCGCTCTCGCCGGGCTCGCCGCCGGTGGGCTGTACGCGGTGCTCGCGGTCTGCCTGACGCTGATGTCGCGGCTGGTGCGGGTGGTCAACTTCGCCCAGTCCGCGACCGGCATGTTCGGCTGCTACGTGGCGGTTTTCCTGTCCGTCCAGTTCGGACTGCCGACCTGGCTGGCCACGGTGGCGGGCATCCTGCTCGGCGGGCTGCTCAGCGCGCTGCTCGGCTGGATCGTGTCCACCTGGCTGGCCGAGGCCGACACCGGCGCCCGCTCGGCGGTCACCGTCGCGGTGCTGCTCCTGCTGATCTCGCTGTCGTTCATCCTGTTCGGCAACAAGCCGCAGCCGTTCCACCCGATCCTGGACGGCCCGGCGCTGACCGCCGGGGGCGTGGTGATCAGCCAGGTCACCGTGGTGACCGTGGCGCTGGCCGTGCTGGTCGCGCTGGCCAGCAGGCTGGTGCTGAGCCGGACCTCGGCCGGGGTGGAACTGCGGGCCTTGTCCGAGCGCCCGACCACCGCCGAGCTGCTCGGCATCCCGGCGAAACGGCTCAGCGTCGCGGTGTGGGCGGCCACCGGGGTGGTCAGCACGCTCGTGGTGTCCATTGTGGCGCCTTCGCAGTCCAACGACGCCACGTCGCTGGCCATGCTCGTGGTGCCGGCGGCCGCGGCGGCGCTGCTCGGCGGGTTCCGCCGCCTCGATCTCGCGGTGGCGGGCGGCCTGGTGCTCGGCCTGGTCCAGGGCGCGGCCGCGCAGGTCGACGGGCTGTCGGTGGCGCGGTATTTCCTGCCGTTCGCGGTGATCGTCGCGTTGCTGCTGTGGTCGCAGCGCAAGGAGGTGTGGGATGCGGCTCGTTGA
- a CDS encoding ATP-binding cassette domain-containing protein, which yields MRLVERLLPFAVAALAIGAGYALSAGLDGYFVYLGMSAIVGRISLLGLGVVTGSAGMISLCQLTFGAVGAWVVSALNAAEAPGGFLVWLVLGGLAAGLVGVLVGLPALRLRGINLAVVTLGLAAAADLTLVQLQFPGVASGISVERPDAFSDDRSYFLLAVVVLVGCCLGVYFLRRGRWGSGWQAVAFSERGTAAAGASVRTSKLTAFAVSATLGGISGGLLTGQVGLAFPASFTAIQSLALYVLAIMSGAHLIDMAILGAVLWVGVPELLKRWGVPQDWGFVVFGLLGIQALTSGGNLGTAVRRLWYRRSGAPAKLELADATTTVEPVVPGPPVLVVRGLGVRFGEVTALSSVDIEVPEHGVLGVIGPNGAGKSTLVDAISGFLADAEGSVELDGRPLTGSPSKRARAGLRRTFQQDRVPPGLRVEAYLRFVARRRLSAAEIAGALDFFGCPDARTPLSEVDVGARRLVEVVGHLLARPRVLLLDEPAAGLPHSEHVAFGERLRQVPARFGVSVLLIEHDLDLVRSVCDTITVLDFGRVLASGPQAEVLADPAVLKAYMGETELL from the coding sequence ATGCGGCTCGTTGAGCGCCTGCTTCCGTTCGCGGTGGCCGCGCTGGCCATCGGTGCCGGTTACGCGCTGAGCGCCGGGCTCGACGGGTACTTCGTGTACCTGGGCATGAGCGCGATCGTCGGCCGGATCTCGCTGCTCGGGCTCGGGGTGGTCACCGGCAGCGCGGGCATGATCTCGCTGTGCCAGCTGACCTTCGGCGCGGTCGGCGCCTGGGTGGTGTCCGCGCTGAACGCCGCGGAGGCACCCGGCGGCTTCCTGGTGTGGCTGGTGCTCGGCGGGCTCGCCGCCGGGCTGGTCGGTGTCCTGGTCGGGCTGCCCGCGTTGCGGTTGCGCGGGATCAACCTGGCCGTGGTCACCCTCGGCCTGGCCGCGGCGGCCGACCTCACCCTGGTGCAACTGCAGTTCCCCGGCGTCGCCTCCGGCATCTCCGTGGAGCGCCCGGACGCCTTCTCCGACGACCGGTCGTACTTCCTGCTGGCCGTGGTGGTGCTGGTGGGGTGCTGCCTGGGCGTGTACTTCCTGCGGCGCGGCCGCTGGGGCAGCGGCTGGCAGGCGGTGGCGTTCTCCGAACGCGGCACGGCGGCGGCCGGGGCGAGCGTGCGCACCTCGAAGCTGACCGCGTTCGCGGTGAGCGCCACGCTCGGCGGGATCAGCGGCGGCCTGCTCACCGGGCAGGTCGGGCTGGCCTTCCCGGCCAGCTTCACCGCGATCCAGTCGCTGGCGCTGTACGTGCTGGCGATCATGTCCGGCGCGCACCTGATCGACATGGCGATCCTCGGCGCGGTGCTCTGGGTCGGCGTGCCCGAGCTGCTCAAGCGCTGGGGCGTGCCGCAGGACTGGGGGTTCGTGGTGTTCGGCCTGCTCGGCATCCAGGCGCTGACCAGCGGCGGGAACCTGGGCACGGCGGTGCGGCGGCTCTGGTACCGGCGCTCCGGCGCACCGGCGAAGCTCGAACTCGCCGACGCGACCACCACGGTGGAGCCGGTTGTCCCCGGCCCGCCGGTGCTCGTGGTACGCGGGCTCGGCGTGCGCTTCGGTGAGGTCACCGCGTTGTCCTCTGTGGACATCGAAGTACCGGAACACGGTGTGCTGGGCGTGATCGGGCCGAACGGCGCGGGCAAGTCCACCCTGGTCGACGCGATCAGCGGCTTCCTGGCCGACGCCGAGGGCAGCGTCGAACTGGACGGCAGGCCGCTGACCGGATCGCCGTCGAAACGCGCCCGCGCCGGGTTGCGCCGGACCTTCCAGCAGGACCGCGTACCGCCGGGCCTGCGGGTGGAGGCATACCTGCGGTTCGTGGCCCGGCGGCGGCTGAGCGCGGCCGAAATCGCCGGGGCGCTGGACTTCTTCGGCTGCCCGGACGCGCGCACACCACTGTCCGAAGTGGACGTGGGCGCGCGCAGGCTGGTCGAGGTGGTGGGGCACCTGCTGGCCAGGCCGCGGGTGTTGCTGCTCGACGAACCGGCCGCCGGGTTGCCGCATTCCGAGCACGTGGCCTTCGGGGAGCGACTGCGGCAGGTGCCCGCGCGGTTCGGCGTGTCGGTCCTGCTCATCGAGCACGACCTGGACCTGGTGCGCTCGGTCTGCGACACGATCACCGTGCTCGACTTCGGCCGGGTGCTGGCCAGCGGCCCGCAGGCCGAGGTGCTGGCCGATCCGGCGGTGCTCAAGGCGTACATGGGTGAAACGGAGCTGTTGTGA
- a CDS encoding ABC transporter ATP-binding protein yields MNALRVTGLTVTRGAGPVISDVGFTLEPGHITALVGPNGAGKTSLLEAISGVVPAAAGTVHIGTEDLTRQSRVTRARRGVAHIEQGRAVFGGLTVLENLMLTARTRARADELFALFPELAKRRDSPAALLSGGEQQMVVLARAFAARPAFLLIDEMSLGLAPVVFTRLLPMVTRFAEEGAAILLVEQFTHLALGVARDALVVSSGRVTYSGDAATLLDSPETLHTAYLGGS; encoded by the coding sequence GTGAACGCTTTGCGGGTAACCGGCCTGACCGTCACGCGGGGTGCGGGCCCGGTGATCTCCGACGTCGGCTTCACCCTGGAGCCGGGCCACATCACCGCGCTGGTCGGGCCGAACGGCGCCGGGAAGACCAGCCTGCTGGAGGCGATCTCCGGCGTGGTCCCGGCCGCCGCCGGGACCGTCCACATCGGAACGGAAGACCTCACCCGGCAGTCCAGGGTGACCCGCGCGCGGCGCGGGGTGGCGCACATCGAGCAGGGACGCGCGGTGTTCGGCGGGCTGACCGTGCTGGAGAACCTGATGCTCACCGCGCGCACCCGCGCGCGGGCCGACGAGCTGTTCGCCCTGTTCCCGGAACTGGCCAAGCGCCGCGACTCCCCCGCCGCCCTGCTCAGCGGCGGCGAGCAGCAGATGGTGGTGCTGGCGCGCGCGTTCGCCGCCCGCCCGGCTTTCCTGCTGATCGACGAGATGTCGCTGGGCCTGGCGCCGGTGGTGTTCACCCGGCTGCTGCCGATGGTCACCCGGTTCGCCGAGGAAGGCGCGGCGATCCTGCTCGTGGAGCAGTTCACGCACCTGGCGCTCGGGGTCGCGCGGGACGCGCTCGTGGTGTCGTCGGGCCGCGTCACCTACTCCGGTGACGCGGCCACCCTGCTCGACTCCCCCGAAACCCTGCACACCGCCTACCTCGGCGGCTCGTGA
- a CDS encoding SDR family NAD(P)-dependent oxidoreductase, translating to MDKVVAITGGGTGIGAAVARRYAGEGARVVVLGRRREPLEKVAAETGAHVIACDASDREAAEHAAAEIIGRFGRLDVVVANAGGHGLSSVTDTGDEEWELALRSNLSSAFVFCRATLPSLVESGGQVVIVSSLAGLFAGPNVAGYTVAKHALIGLTRSIARDYGPKGVRANAVCPGWVRTPMADGEMDQFAAAAGFTGGHDEGYRRVTAEVPLRRPAEPEEIASIVRFLGSAESSYITGAVLVADGGAHAVDLPTLAFERAGM from the coding sequence GTGGACAAGGTGGTCGCGATCACGGGTGGCGGTACCGGTATCGGCGCGGCGGTGGCCCGCCGGTACGCGGGTGAGGGTGCCAGGGTGGTGGTGCTCGGCAGGCGGCGCGAGCCGCTGGAGAAGGTGGCCGCCGAAACCGGGGCGCACGTGATCGCCTGCGACGCCAGCGACCGCGAGGCCGCCGAGCACGCGGCCGCCGAGATCATCGGCCGGTTCGGCAGGCTGGACGTGGTGGTGGCGAACGCGGGCGGGCACGGCCTGTCCTCGGTGACCGACACCGGCGACGAGGAGTGGGAGCTGGCGCTGCGGTCCAATTTGTCCAGTGCTTTCGTGTTCTGCCGGGCCACCCTGCCGTCGCTGGTGGAAAGCGGCGGGCAGGTGGTGATCGTGTCCTCGCTGGCCGGGTTGTTCGCCGGGCCGAACGTGGCCGGGTACACCGTGGCCAAGCACGCGCTGATCGGGCTGACCCGGTCGATCGCCAGGGACTACGGGCCGAAGGGCGTGCGGGCGAACGCGGTGTGCCCCGGCTGGGTGCGCACGCCGATGGCGGACGGGGAGATGGACCAGTTCGCCGCGGCCGCGGGCTTCACCGGCGGCCACGACGAGGGCTACCGCCGCGTCACCGCCGAAGTCCCGCTGCGGCGCCCGGCCGAACCCGAGGAGATCGCGTCGATCGTGCGGTTCCTGGGCTCGGCCGAGTCGTCGTACATCACCGGTGCCGTCCTGGTCGCCGACGGCGGGGCACACGCGGTGGACCTGCCGACGCTGGCTTTCGAGCGCGCCGGCATGTAA
- a CDS encoding SDR family NAD(P)-dependent oxidoreductase, whose amino-acid sequence MRLDLAGKAVLVTGAASGIGLACARAFLAEGARVGVLDRAPAPELDGDVVTVRADVTDEASMAAAVGEVAGRFGGLDVVVGCAGISGPVGTPLADTTAAEFGALLAVNVTGQFLLVKHAAPWLSAAGGAVVLLASDSAFTSAPGMVPYCASKGAVVALTRALSVDLPGVRVNCVCPSVVDTPMARADLGAVLDEPAFPVQAAEDVACQVLYLASACSRTVNGQAVLADFGVSARSGFPA is encoded by the coding sequence ATGCGACTGGACCTCGCGGGCAAGGCCGTGCTGGTGACCGGCGCGGCCTCCGGCATCGGGCTGGCCTGCGCGCGGGCGTTCCTGGCCGAAGGCGCGCGGGTCGGCGTGCTGGACCGGGCGCCCGCGCCCGAACTGGACGGCGATGTGGTGACCGTGCGTGCCGACGTGACCGACGAGGCGTCGATGGCCGCGGCGGTCGGTGAAGTGGCCGGGCGGTTCGGCGGGCTGGACGTGGTGGTCGGCTGCGCCGGGATCTCCGGCCCGGTCGGCACGCCGCTCGCGGACACCACGGCCGCCGAGTTCGGCGCGCTGCTCGCGGTCAACGTCACCGGGCAGTTCCTGCTGGTCAAGCACGCCGCGCCGTGGCTGAGCGCGGCCGGGGGCGCGGTGGTGCTGCTGGCCAGCGACTCGGCCTTCACCAGCGCGCCCGGCATGGTGCCCTACTGCGCGTCGAAGGGGGCCGTGGTGGCGCTGACCAGGGCGCTTTCGGTGGACCTGCCCGGCGTGCGGGTGAACTGCGTGTGCCCGTCGGTGGTGGACACCCCGATGGCGCGCGCCGATCTCGGCGCGGTGCTCGACGAGCCCGCGTTCCCGGTGCAGGCGGCCGAGGACGTCGCCTGCCAGGTGCTGTACCTGGCCTCCGCGTGCTCGCGGACGGTCAACGGCCAGGCCGTGCTCGCCGACTTCGGCGTCTCCGCGCGGTCCGGTTTTCCCGCCTAG
- a CDS encoding primary-amine oxidase, with the protein MHPLDPLTAGELAEGRAVLAAAGLLTETTRFPQVLPVEPDKASVAAQVTDRRIQYTLLDTATGRARDAVVSVTKGELLSCEDCGEGQPPYLFEEYDLAASITKASPEWRAAMERRGLTGHIEHAFCAPLAPGFFGRPDETGRVIRSLTFLRDHAADSPWAHPVEGLIVHIDLTGRRVLRVEDEGGVPVPPEHGRYGDVPPRTTLKPIEITQPDGPSFTIDGSEVTWEGWRLRVGFNAREGLTLHQLTFGDRSVLYRASVPEMVVPYGDTAPGRFWISYFDAGEYLLGKNGNNLRLGCDCLGVIHYFPAFVADDHGHPVEIPRAICLHEEDYGILWKHTDLDGHAEVRRSRRLVISSISTIGNYDYGFFWYLYLDGTIELEAKATGIVFAGAGHSGTKQRHANEIAPGLFAPVHQHLFCARLDMAVDGERNSLFEIDVEGVPTGEENPYGNAFTWRETPLRTEREAQRFADPSKARVWEVRSADRVNRLGTPTAYQLVPRPSATLMAQPDSTVHKRATFATRHLWATPYAADERFPAGDRPNAHPGGAGLPAWAAADRDLTGTDLVLWHVFGPTHIPRPEDWPVMPVDYSGFSLRPYGFRDRNPALDLPSGAAAPCHDDPCHNDSCHDDQGPTHG; encoded by the coding sequence ATGCACCCACTCGACCCGCTGACCGCCGGGGAACTGGCCGAGGGCCGCGCGGTACTGGCCGCGGCCGGCCTGCTCACCGAGACCACCCGGTTCCCGCAGGTGCTGCCGGTCGAACCGGACAAGGCGAGCGTGGCCGCGCAGGTCACCGACCGGCGCATCCAGTACACCCTGCTGGACACCGCGACCGGCCGTGCCCGCGACGCCGTCGTGTCGGTGACCAAGGGTGAGCTGCTGTCGTGCGAGGACTGCGGTGAAGGCCAGCCGCCGTACCTGTTCGAGGAGTACGACCTCGCCGCGTCCATCACCAAGGCGTCGCCCGAATGGCGGGCGGCGATGGAGCGGCGCGGGCTCACCGGCCACATCGAGCACGCGTTCTGCGCACCACTGGCCCCCGGCTTCTTCGGCAGGCCCGACGAGACCGGCCGGGTCATCCGCTCGCTGACCTTCCTGCGCGACCACGCCGCGGACAGCCCGTGGGCGCACCCGGTCGAAGGGCTGATCGTGCACATCGACCTCACCGGGCGCCGCGTGCTCCGGGTCGAGGACGAGGGCGGCGTGCCGGTCCCGCCCGAGCACGGCCGTTACGGGGACGTGCCGCCGCGCACCACGCTCAAGCCGATCGAGATCACCCAGCCGGACGGGCCCAGCTTCACCATCGACGGCAGCGAGGTCACCTGGGAGGGGTGGCGGCTGCGCGTCGGGTTCAACGCCCGCGAAGGCCTGACCCTGCACCAGCTCACCTTCGGCGACCGGTCGGTGCTCTACCGCGCGTCGGTGCCGGAAATGGTGGTGCCCTACGGTGACACCGCGCCCGGCCGGTTCTGGATCAGCTACTTCGACGCCGGCGAGTACCTGCTCGGCAAGAACGGCAACAACCTGCGGCTCGGCTGCGACTGCCTGGGCGTCATCCACTACTTCCCCGCCTTCGTCGCCGACGACCACGGGCACCCCGTTGAGATCCCGCGCGCGATCTGCCTGCACGAAGAGGACTACGGCATCCTGTGGAAGCACACCGATCTCGACGGCCACGCCGAGGTCCGGCGGTCGCGGCGGCTGGTCATCTCGTCGATCTCCACCATCGGCAACTACGACTACGGCTTCTTCTGGTACCTCTACCTCGACGGCACCATCGAGCTGGAGGCGAAGGCCACCGGCATCGTGTTCGCCGGCGCCGGCCACTCCGGCACGAAGCAGCGGCACGCCAACGAGATCGCGCCCGGACTGTTCGCGCCGGTGCACCAGCACCTGTTCTGCGCCCGGCTGGACATGGCCGTCGACGGCGAGCGCAACTCGCTGTTCGAGATCGACGTGGAAGGCGTGCCGACCGGTGAAGAGAATCCCTACGGCAACGCGTTCACCTGGCGGGAAACCCCGCTGCGCACCGAGCGGGAGGCCCAGCGGTTCGCGGACCCGTCGAAGGCCCGCGTGTGGGAGGTCCGCAGCGCGGACCGGGTCAACCGGCTCGGCACGCCGACCGCCTACCAGCTCGTGCCGCGGCCATCGGCCACGCTGATGGCACAACCGGATTCGACCGTCCACAAGCGAGCGACCTTCGCCACGCGGCACCTGTGGGCCACGCCGTACGCGGCCGACGAGCGCTTCCCCGCCGGTGACCGGCCGAACGCGCATCCCGGTGGTGCCGGGCTACCCGCGTGGGCCGCGGCCGACCGCGACCTCACCGGCACCGATCTCGTGCTGTGGCACGTCTTCGGGCCCACGCACATCCCGCGGCCGGAGGACTGGCCGGTGATGCCGGTCGACTACTCCGGCTTTTCCCTGCGTCCCTACGGCTTCCGCGACCGCAATCCCGCACTCGACCTGCCCTCCGGGGCCGCCGCCCCCTGCCACGACGACCCCTGCCACAACGACTCTTGTCACGACGACCAAGGACCCACCCATGGCTGA